A stretch of the Equus quagga isolate Etosha38 chromosome 9, UCLA_HA_Equagga_1.0, whole genome shotgun sequence genome encodes the following:
- the LOC124244583 gene encoding uncharacterized protein LOC124244583 translates to MGLPPGSPTSRLLDMVRCASHPPPCSQREQRRASYTLELKPAAVAKRGYFHTFYLTPCSRRETANDSKGQGGAETKGGERWGGRSRAHPARLTPGWAEPSSGPARPCPQSPCPRGAAVPRLTAPRLRSEEDRETRSPAKPRPGSWHPPGTAQRWRGDRRQRQRRGAGTRCAAAGIRTGRALTVRRAMLILRFFSNGTDSVASNILASPESSSSFRELSTEPST, encoded by the exons ATGGGTCTTCCACCTGGTTCCCCCACCTCCAGACTCTTAGATATGGTGAGATGTGCCAGCCACCCCCCCCCTTGCAGCCAACGGGAACAAAGAAGGGCCTCCTACACCCTAGAACTGAAGCCAGCTGCTGTGGCAAAACGAGGCTACTTCCACACATTTTATCTAACACCCTGCAGCCGGAGG GAAACAGCGAACGACTCTaaggggcagggaggagctgaGACAAAGGGCGGCGAGAGATGGGGAGGCAGGAGTAGGGCGCACCCCGCCCGCCTGACCCCAGGGTGGGCCGAGCCGTCCTCGGGTCCCGCCCGCCCCTGCCCTCAGAGCCCTTGCCCGCGCGGGGCCGCAGTCCCCCGACTCACCGCGCCTCGCCTGCGCTCCGAGGAGGACCGTGAGACCCGGAGTCCCGCGAAGCCCCGGCCCGGCAGCTGGCACCCGCCGGGGACGGCGCAGCGCTGGCGCGGGGACAGACGGCAGAGGCAGCGGCGCGGAGCCGGGACGCGCTGTGCAGCGGCGGGGATTCGGACCGGCCGTGCGCTCAC GGTACGCCGGGCAATGTTGATCCTGCGTTTCTTCTCAAACGGCACTGACTCGGTTGCTTCCAACATCTTGGCCTCTCCTGAAAGCTCATCGTCATTCAGAGAGCTGAGCACAGAGCCCAGCACGTGA